In one Clostridia bacterium genomic region, the following are encoded:
- a CDS encoding transposase: MPYGLERYHETNQSYFVTFSCYKRQRRLADARPCDVFIDSLERMRRNHRFPVYGFTLMPEHVHLLISEPEIGTLAQAIQALKISVARKLAPFRSGPERLSGRTVYYDHNVRSHQSFVQKLRYIHRNSVKRGLCANPEDWPWSSFRHYATAEIGPVEI; this comes from the coding sequence ATGCCGTACGGGCTCGAGCGATACCACGAGACGAATCAGTCGTACTTCGTGACCTTCAGTTGTTACAAGCGGCAACGGCGTCTCGCTGACGCTCGTCCGTGTGACGTATTCATCGATTCCTTGGAACGCATGCGCCGCAATCATCGCTTCCCTGTCTACGGATTCACACTGATGCCCGAACACGTCCACCTGCTCATCTCCGAGCCCGAGATCGGCACCTTGGCGCAAGCCATTCAAGCGCTGAAAATTTCCGTCGCCCGAAAGCTCGCCCCCTTCCGCAGCGGTCCGGAACGCCTTTCTGGCAGAACCGTTTACTACGACCACAATGTGCGCTCTCACCAGAGCTTTGTTCAGAAGCTGCGCTACATCCACCGCAACTCAGTAAAGCGTGGCCTATGTGCCAATCCGGAGGACTGGCCTTGGAGCAGTTTCCGCCACTACGCCACGGCTGAGATCGGACCTGTTGAGATC